From Ensifer sp. WSM1721, one genomic window encodes:
- a CDS encoding GntR family transcriptional regulator — protein sequence MTAVEADAEPLTAKVTARIRTMLIEGRFAPGEKLCEQEIATELEISRNTLREVFRLLTSQGLLTHIPNRGVFVAAPDEAMVMDIYRVRGVLQKAAVSAATPGHPVLARMGALANEADAARKAGDWKRAGAINWEFHRAMVELCDSPKLSVCFDQVLTELRLVFHQLEDTAHLHQLSIERNTSLIALLQVGNIGEATHQLEADLLKSERAVLAALQRRKRKRSERACLDSMGRSSTRTAQL from the coding sequence ATGACAGCAGTGGAGGCCGACGCTGAGCCGCTTACCGCAAAAGTGACGGCACGGATCAGGACGATGCTGATTGAGGGTCGGTTTGCTCCGGGCGAGAAACTCTGCGAGCAGGAGATAGCCACCGAGCTCGAGATTTCGCGCAATACTCTTCGAGAGGTCTTCCGACTGTTGACCAGCCAAGGTCTGCTCACGCACATTCCTAATCGTGGCGTTTTCGTCGCCGCTCCCGACGAAGCTATGGTCATGGACATCTATCGCGTGCGGGGCGTCCTACAGAAGGCCGCAGTCAGTGCTGCAACTCCAGGCCATCCGGTGCTGGCGCGCATGGGCGCGCTCGCGAATGAGGCCGACGCCGCCAGGAAGGCTGGTGACTGGAAGCGGGCGGGAGCCATCAATTGGGAATTCCATCGTGCGATGGTGGAGCTATGCGATAGCCCGAAGCTGAGCGTGTGTTTCGATCAGGTCCTGACAGAACTCCGGTTGGTATTTCACCAATTGGAAGACACGGCCCATCTGCATCAACTCTCTATCGAGAGGAACACGTCCCTCATTGCCTTGCTCCAAGTGGGAAACATAGGGGAAGCGACGCATCAACTGGAGGCGGATCTTCTCAAATCGGAGAGAGCAGTTCTCGCGGCTTTACAGCGCAGAAAGCGGAAAAGGAGTGAGAGAGCTTGCCTAGACTCCATGGGTCGTTCTTCCACGCGGACCGCACAATTATGA
- a CDS encoding FAD-linked oxidase C-terminal domain-containing protein, whose translation MSTIAMPEPDVGILARAPQIIAALESVLPAGTVISSPEETRAYECDALTAYRCPPLAVVLPRTTEEVATAMRVCHELRVPVVPRGAGTSLAGGALPTADSVIIGTMRLREVLEVDTANRYIRVQTGITNLAVSAELEAEGFFYAPDPSSQLACTIAGNIAMNSGGAHCLKYGVTTNNLMGVRIVMATGDIVELGGPLLGTSGLDLIGLICGSEGQLAIVTEATLRIVPKPEGARPVLIGFDSAETAGECVGRIIRSGLLPVAIEYMDDVCLRAVEAFVKAGYPNCAAVLIVEVEGSDAEIDHQIARIRLIAEELNPVEFRASRTAEESLAIWKGRKSAFGAMGRLGDYLCLDGTVPVSKLPHTLKRIGELSKAYGLEVANVFHAGDGNMHPLILFNANAPGELERAEEFGADILRLCVDAGGCLTGEHGVGIEKRDLMTKQYTADDLAIQMEIKSVFDPAWLLNSAKVFPLEVSQPHRDAAAGCP comes from the coding sequence ATGTCAACCATAGCCATGCCCGAACCGGATGTTGGGATACTTGCGAGAGCGCCTCAAATCATAGCGGCGCTTGAGTCAGTGCTGCCGGCGGGGACTGTCATTTCTAGCCCGGAGGAAACCCGGGCCTATGAATGCGACGCGCTGACCGCGTATCGCTGTCCGCCTCTTGCAGTTGTGCTGCCACGCACAACCGAGGAAGTGGCGACTGCCATGCGCGTCTGCCATGAGTTGCGCGTACCCGTCGTACCCCGTGGAGCAGGGACATCGCTTGCCGGTGGCGCTTTGCCGACTGCGGACAGCGTGATCATCGGCACCATGCGTTTGCGCGAAGTACTCGAGGTCGACACCGCCAACCGCTACATTCGTGTGCAGACGGGCATAACGAACCTCGCCGTCAGCGCCGAACTTGAAGCCGAGGGCTTCTTCTACGCGCCGGATCCCTCGTCTCAGCTTGCCTGCACCATTGCCGGCAACATCGCGATGAATTCGGGCGGAGCGCACTGCCTCAAATATGGAGTTACGACGAACAACCTGATGGGCGTCCGGATCGTCATGGCGACGGGCGATATCGTCGAGCTTGGCGGCCCGCTTCTGGGTACCTCGGGGCTTGACCTCATCGGTTTGATCTGCGGATCGGAGGGCCAGCTTGCCATTGTTACCGAAGCAACACTCCGGATCGTGCCGAAGCCTGAAGGCGCGCGGCCTGTACTGATTGGGTTCGACAGCGCCGAAACGGCTGGTGAGTGCGTTGGACGCATTATCCGATCGGGTCTGCTGCCCGTCGCGATCGAATATATGGACGACGTTTGCCTGCGTGCCGTCGAAGCCTTCGTCAAAGCGGGCTATCCGAATTGCGCAGCCGTACTGATTGTCGAGGTTGAAGGCTCCGACGCGGAAATCGACCATCAAATCGCGCGCATCCGTTTGATCGCCGAGGAGTTGAATCCGGTGGAGTTCCGTGCCAGCCGAACTGCCGAGGAAAGCTTGGCGATCTGGAAGGGGCGCAAATCGGCATTCGGGGCGATGGGCCGGCTCGGCGATTACCTGTGTCTCGACGGAACCGTACCCGTCTCGAAACTCCCCCACACGCTTAAGCGGATTGGCGAGCTGTCTAAAGCTTATGGCTTGGAGGTAGCCAATGTATTTCACGCAGGCGATGGCAACATGCACCCGTTGATCCTGTTCAACGCGAACGCGCCCGGTGAGCTTGAGCGAGCCGAAGAATTCGGTGCCGACATTTTGCGGCTTTGCGTCGACGCCGGAGGCTGCCTGACCGGCGAGCATGGCGTCGGAATCGAGAAGCGCGACCTCATGACGAAACAATATACGGCCGATGACCTGGCCATTCAGATGGAAATCAAGAGCGTCTTCGATCCCGCCTGGTTGCTCAATTCAGCCAAGGTCTTCCCACTCGAAGTCAGTCAGCCGCATCGTGACGCAGCGGCGGGATGCCCATGA
- a CDS encoding FAD-binding protein, translating to MPMTFNDKQTNNAAAAVSPTSEAELAGFIAERQARAAPIRVVGGSTRFQSEAIAADQTLTSRRLSGIVTYEPGALTLIARAGTPIEEIEAALAAEGQAFAFEPMDHRKVLNTKGFPTVGGMVSANISGPRRIHAGACRDHLLGVRFVDGRGRVIKNGGRVMKNVTGLDLGKLLCGSHGTLGVLTEVALKTLPAAESQRTLAFHDISVETAIEIFATALAAPFEVSGAAFRSGTAWLRIEGLSPQVDYRRERLSALFRDRVIDIVNETDSRMLWRGLRDLHHFAGSNVPLWRILVKPSEAPAVVDRLNALGGDVSLDWGGGLIWFESSANGSAVRQAAGRGQAMLLRRGTLPNSDSFPPEGASIARLSAALRRTFDPAGILNPGLMD from the coding sequence ATGCCCATGACATTCAATGACAAACAAACCAACAATGCGGCGGCAGCCGTTTCCCCGACCAGCGAAGCGGAACTGGCTGGTTTCATTGCCGAGCGCCAAGCACGGGCCGCACCCATACGTGTCGTCGGCGGAAGCACCCGTTTCCAATCGGAGGCCATCGCGGCTGATCAGACCCTCACCTCACGACGTCTTAGCGGCATCGTGACCTATGAGCCCGGTGCCCTGACGCTGATTGCGCGCGCAGGAACGCCTATCGAGGAAATCGAGGCAGCACTTGCGGCCGAGGGCCAGGCGTTCGCATTCGAACCGATGGACCATAGAAAGGTGCTCAACACGAAGGGATTTCCGACAGTTGGTGGCATGGTTTCCGCCAACATCTCCGGCCCGCGCCGAATACATGCGGGTGCTTGTAGGGACCATCTCCTTGGCGTGCGGTTCGTCGATGGCAGAGGGCGGGTCATCAAGAATGGTGGCAGGGTGATGAAGAACGTCACTGGGCTGGACCTTGGTAAACTGCTCTGCGGCTCTCACGGAACCCTTGGCGTGTTGACCGAGGTGGCGCTGAAAACGTTGCCTGCCGCGGAAAGCCAACGGACGCTGGCCTTTCATGACATTTCGGTGGAAACGGCAATCGAAATCTTTGCGACGGCGCTCGCCGCGCCCTTCGAGGTGTCTGGCGCCGCCTTTCGGTCCGGCACCGCCTGGCTCAGGATAGAGGGGCTTTCCCCGCAGGTCGACTATCGTCGCGAGCGGTTGTCCGCCCTCTTCCGCGATCGAGTGATCGACATAGTGAACGAGACTGACAGCCGGATGCTCTGGCGTGGATTGCGCGATCTGCACCACTTCGCGGGCTCGAATGTACCGCTTTGGCGGATTCTGGTTAAGCCGAGCGAAGCTCCAGCTGTTGTGGACCGTTTGAATGCACTCGGCGGGGACGTGTCGCTGGATTGGGGTGGCGGATTGATTTGGTTTGAGAGTAGTGCCAATGGCTCTGCGGTCCGCCAGGCAGCCGGTAGAGGGCAAGCTATGCTGCTGCGCCGTGGCACGCTGCCGAACAGTGACAGTTTTCCCCCCGAAGGAGCCTCTATAGCTCGGCTCTCAGCTGCATTGCGCCGGACTTTTGATCCCGCCGGAATTCTCAATCCCGGACTAATGGACTAA
- the glcF gene encoding glycolate oxidase subunit GlcF yields the protein MQTNFTETQLADSATRRSNEILRSCVHCGFCTATCPTYKVLGDELDSPRGRIYLIKDMLENNKVPDERTVAHIDRCLSCLSCMTTCPSGVHYMHLIDHAREYIEKTYKRRWDERALRWLLAKILPYPGRFRLALIGARLARPFRKLLPDPRLRAMLEMAPDRIPPASENDRPQNFPAIGSRRKRVALLIGCAQRALNTDINDATIRLLRRHGCEVVVPKGIGCCGALTHHMGKVEESHAMAAANIRAIIRELDGEGLDAVVVNTSGCGTTVKDYAHMLRDDPVAEDATRVAALAKDVTEIMSELGLNDPLHAEPLRVAYHAACSLQHGQQIRSAPKDLLRAAGFEVVEPRDSHICCGSAGTYNLMQPAISSELKARKLATIEATHPEVISAGNIGCMMQIGSGTKIPLVHTVELLDWATGGPKPRSIATSPRWKCEETQGFWY from the coding sequence ATGCAGACAAACTTCACCGAGACACAGCTCGCTGATTCCGCCACGAGACGTTCGAACGAGATATTGCGATCTTGCGTCCATTGCGGCTTCTGCACAGCGACCTGCCCCACATACAAGGTGCTTGGCGACGAGCTCGATAGTCCGCGTGGTCGCATCTATTTGATCAAGGACATGTTGGAGAACAACAAGGTCCCTGACGAGCGAACAGTAGCGCATATCGACCGCTGCCTCAGTTGTCTGAGCTGCATGACGACCTGCCCCTCCGGTGTTCATTACATGCATCTGATCGATCATGCGCGCGAGTATATCGAGAAGACCTACAAACGCCGGTGGGATGAACGAGCCCTGCGTTGGCTGTTGGCAAAAATTCTGCCGTATCCCGGCCGGTTTCGGCTGGCGCTGATCGGTGCCAGACTCGCCCGCCCTTTCAGGAAACTGCTCCCGGACCCTCGCCTGCGGGCCATGTTGGAGATGGCACCCGATCGTATTCCGCCGGCCAGTGAGAATGACAGACCTCAAAACTTTCCGGCGATCGGTTCGCGACGCAAGCGCGTTGCCCTGCTTATTGGCTGTGCGCAGCGTGCTCTGAACACGGATATCAACGATGCCACGATCAGGCTGTTACGCCGCCATGGCTGCGAGGTCGTAGTCCCGAAGGGCATCGGCTGCTGTGGTGCCCTGACGCACCACATGGGCAAGGTGGAAGAAAGCCATGCAATGGCCGCGGCGAACATTCGTGCGATTATCCGCGAACTCGATGGTGAAGGCCTGGATGCGGTGGTCGTCAACACGTCGGGTTGCGGGACGACGGTAAAGGATTATGCCCATATGTTGCGAGACGATCCGGTCGCCGAAGACGCAACTCGTGTGGCGGCTCTCGCAAAAGATGTAACCGAAATCATGTCCGAACTCGGGTTGAACGACCCGCTCCACGCCGAGCCGCTGCGTGTCGCTTATCATGCTGCTTGTTCGCTGCAGCACGGCCAGCAGATCCGTTCCGCCCCGAAAGACCTGCTTCGGGCGGCAGGCTTCGAAGTCGTGGAGCCTCGTGACAGTCATATCTGCTGTGGATCTGCTGGGACCTACAATCTCATGCAGCCGGCGATATCTTCTGAACTCAAGGCTCGGAAATTAGCGACGATCGAAGCTACGCACCCTGAGGTGATCAGTGCCGGCAACATTGGCTGTATGATGCAGATCGGCTCCGGGACCAAGATACCTCTTGTTCACACCGTCGAATTGCTCGACTGGGCCACAGGTGGGCCGAAACCTCGTAGCATCGCCACCTCTCCACGATGGAAATGCGAGGAGACACAAGGGTTTTGGTATTGA
- the bhcR gene encoding HTH-type transcriptional regulator BhcR encodes MQVVKRRRGRPKAFNAPESPSVIQSLDRALDVLEALASPEGLTLSELAAHLGQSVATMHRVLSTLERREFVEISPDRQVWHIGPEAYRLGSAFLRRTNVVERSRPIMRELMLETGETSNLGIEKDGHVLFISQVETHESIRAFFPPGTLSPLHASGIGKALLSTYDDSRLTSLFKKRTLERFTENTVRSIAQLEEELRVTRDRGYAFDDEERTKGMRCVAAPILNVHGEAVAGISVSGPTHRMPDRQVQKIGERVRNAATKVSRRLGAP; translated from the coding sequence ATGCAGGTGGTTAAGCGGCGAAGAGGTCGTCCGAAAGCATTTAATGCTCCGGAGTCCCCGAGCGTCATTCAGTCCCTCGATCGCGCTTTGGACGTGCTAGAGGCTTTGGCCTCGCCCGAGGGACTGACGTTATCGGAACTTGCCGCCCATCTCGGTCAGTCGGTCGCCACGATGCATCGGGTACTCTCGACGCTGGAACGTCGTGAATTCGTCGAGATCAGCCCCGATCGGCAGGTTTGGCACATCGGCCCCGAGGCCTATCGGCTCGGCTCCGCGTTTCTTCGTCGAACCAACGTTGTCGAACGCAGCCGCCCGATCATGCGGGAGTTGATGCTGGAGACAGGAGAAACCTCGAATCTCGGGATCGAGAAGGACGGCCATGTCCTGTTCATCAGCCAAGTCGAAACGCACGAATCGATCAGGGCATTCTTCCCGCCAGGGACACTGTCTCCCCTGCATGCCTCGGGAATTGGAAAGGCGTTGCTCAGCACATATGACGACAGCCGCCTAACATCACTTTTTAAGAAGAGGACTTTGGAGCGCTTCACCGAAAATACGGTTCGTTCGATCGCTCAATTGGAGGAAGAACTGCGCGTCACGAGAGACCGAGGCTATGCGTTCGACGATGAGGAGCGAACCAAGGGAATGCGTTGTGTTGCAGCCCCTATTTTGAATGTGCACGGCGAAGCGGTGGCGGGCATTTCCGTTTCTGGCCCAACCCATAGAATGCCCGACAGGCAAGTGCAGAAAATCGGAGAACGAGTGCGTAATGCTGCGACAAAGGTTTCGCGGCGTTTGGGAGCGCCCTAG